In one Lolium rigidum isolate FL_2022 chromosome 3, APGP_CSIRO_Lrig_0.1, whole genome shotgun sequence genomic region, the following are encoded:
- the LOC124702423 gene encoding putative GTP diphosphokinase RSH1, chloroplastic — MQPPTAAVTTASSLDCASSCRSSPTWKRGGGGGRPYECSVLSCAWNAPRALTGALASTAQCSSCSHAEGLGAGRRRGRPRQSSNNNTLVHTTWGEDINNGKLGHGSSASFVSSGEKFRSWSTHVNPAWRVSCHSSSDQFSLVSPETLWESLRPAISYLQPEELNFVHDALKLAYEAHNGQKRRSGEPFIIHPVEVARILGEHELDWESIAAGLLHDTVEDTDMVTFETIQNEFGATVRRIVEGETKVSKLGKLQCKNEGSSKQDVKAEDLRQMFLAMTEEVRVIIVKLADRLHNMRTLTHMPPHKQYAIAMETLQVFAPLAKLLGMYQIKSELEYLSFMYMNPGDFAELRKRVEDIFKAHEQELEEANRILKEKIAEDQFLDLVSVETEVRSVCKEVYSIYKTALKSKSSINEVNQVAQLRIIIKPKSCNGVGPLCTSQQICYHALGLVHGIWTPIPQAVKDYIATPKPNGYQSLHTTVIPFLNESMFHLEVQIRTEDMDLIAERGIAAHYSGRGVVSGPVRPGISSGRNLDGKVICLNNTGFALRIGWLNAIREWQEEFVGNMSSREFVDTITRDLLGSRVFVFTPKGEIKNLPKGATVIDYAYLIHTEIGNKMVAAKVNGNLVSPIHALANAEVVEIITYDKLSSKYAFQRHQQWLQHAKTRSARHKIMKFLREQAALSAAEITAEAVNSFVADLEDESDSEPLIPATQNEDYRFNWQKILSPNKLSFANKNIDGFLPVNNVHTPKVNGKHNKTVKELGIKINGSTIRGDSSTGFMHPGISACTEVFASLDHWKCGKISSWHNTEGNSIQWLCIVCVDRKGMMAEVTSALTACGITICSCVAERDKRRGMGVLLFHFEGTDENVVSACSSVEMILGVLGWSAGCSYNPLGVLEC, encoded by the exons atGCAGCCCCCGACGGCCGCTGTGACCACCG CGTCGTCGCTGGACTGCGCGAGCTCCTGCAGGTCCTCCCCCACCTGGAAgcggggcggcggaggcgggagGCCCTACGAATGCAGCGTCCTCTCCTGCGCCTGGAACGCCCCGCGCGCGCTCACCGGCGCGCTCGCCAGCACCGCGCAGTGCTCCTCCTGTAGCCACGCCGAAGGCCTAGGCGCAGGgaggcggcgagggcggccgcGCCAGAGTAGCAACAACAACACG TTAGTGCACACCACCTGGGGAGAAGACATCAACAATGGAAAGCTGGGTCATGGTTCATCGGCTAGTTTTGTTTCCTCTGGAGAAAAGTTCAGATCTTGGTCAACCCATGTGAATCCTGCGTGGAGGGTTTCCTGCCATTCGTCATCTGATCAGTTCAGCCTTGTTTCTCCAGAAACGTTGTGGGAG AGTCTCAGACCAGCTATCTCATACCTTCAACCAGAAGAACTGAACTTTGTACATGACGCTCTTAAG TTAGCATATGAAGCACATAATGGGCAGAAACGCCGGAGTGGCGAACCCTTCATCATTCATCCCGTTGAAGTTGCTCGCATTCTTGGAGAGCAC GAACTTGACTGGGAATCAATTGCTGCTGGTTTATTGCATGACACTGTTGAAGATACTGACATGGTTACTTTCGAAACAATACAAAATGAGTTTGGGGCAACAGTGCGCCGTATTGTTGAAGGGGAAACAAAG GTGTCTAAGCTAGGTAAACTTCAATGCAAAAATGAGGGTAGTTCAAAACAAGATGTCAAAGCTGAAGACTTAAGACAGATGTTTCTTGCAATGACAGAAGAG GTTCGTGTAATCATTGTGAAACTGGCAGACAGGTTGCATAACATGCGTACTCTTACACATATGCCTCCGCACAAGCAG TATGCGATAGCCATGGAGACGCTGCAGGTCTTTGCACCCCTAGCAAAACTGCTTGGGATGTATCAAATAAAG TCTGAGTTAGAATATCTGTCCTTCATGTACATGAATCCTGGTGATTTTGCTGAACTAAGGAAAAGAGTTGAAGACATCTTCAAAGCCCATGAACAAGAATTGGAAGAG GCAAATAGAATCTTAAAGGAAAAAATTGCTGAGGATCAATTTCTCGACCTTGTGAGTGTCGAAACAGAAGTGCGCTCTGTCTGCAAAGAAGTTTACAG CATTTACAAAACCGCTCTCAAGTCCAAGAGTTCAATAAATGAGGTAAACCAGGTTGCTCAG CTGCGAATCATCATAAAACCAAAATCCTGCAATGGCGTTGGGCCACTCTGCACCTCACAACAG ATATGCTACCATGCTCTTGGTCTTGTTCATGGCATATGGACACCTATACCTCAAGCC GTTAAAGACTACATTGCAACTCCAAAGCCTAATGGCTATCAAAGTCTACATACTACAGTAATACCGTTTTTAAATGAGAGTATGTTTCATTTGGAAGTTCAG ATAAGAACAGAAGATATGGATCTGATAGCGGAAAGAGGCATTGCTGCACACTACAGTGGAAGAGGGGTAGTTTCCGGGCCTGTGCGTCCAGGAATATCTAGTGGAAGAAATTTAGATGGGAAAGTGATCTGTCTTAACAATACAGGCTTTGCTCTGAGG ATTGGTTGGCTCAATGCAATCCGTGAATGGCAAGAAGAGTTTGTTGGTAACATGAGCTCTAGGGAATTTGTGGATACTATCACCAGAGATCTTTTGGGAAGCCGTGTCTTTGTTTTTACACCTAAAGGCGAG ATTAAAAATCTGCCTAAGGGGGCCACTGTGATCGATTATGCATATCTGATCCATACGGAAATTGGAAACAAAATGGTAGCAGCAAAG GTGAATGGTAATCTAGTTTCGCCAATCCATGCACTTGCGAACGCTGAAGTAGTGGAGATAATAACTTACGAT AAATTATCCAGTAAATATGCATTCCAGCGTCATCAGCAGTGGCTACAGCATGCAAAAACCCGCAGTGCTAGACACAAAATTATGAAA TTCTTAAGGGAGCAAGCCGCTCTTTCTGCTGCTGAAATAACTGCGGAGGCAGTTAATAGCTTTGTCGCTGATCTTGAAGATGAAAGTGACAGTGAGCCGTTAATTCCAGCCACACAAAATGAGGACTACAGATTCAATTGGCAGAAGATATTAAGTCCCAACAAGTTATCCTTTGCAAATAAAAATATTGATGGTTTTTTACCTGTTAACAATGTTCACACTCCAAAGGTTAATGGGAAGCACAACAAAACTGTTAAGGAACTGGGCATAAAAATTAATGGCTCAACAATTCGGGGTGATAGCTCCACTGGGTTCATGCACCCTGGCATCTCTGCCTGTACGGAGGTTTTCGCTAGTTTGGATCATTGGAAATGTGGTAAAATTTCTTCCTGGCACAATACAGAAGGCAACTCTATCCAATGGCTTTGCATAGTGTGTGTTGATCGTAAAG GGATGATGGCAGAAGTTACATCAGCGTTAACAGCTTGCGGAATtaccatatgttcttgtgtg GCAGAAAGAGATAAACGAAGAGGAATGGGTGTGCTCTTGTTCCATTTCGAGGGCACTGATGAGAATGTG GTCAGTGCATGCTCCAGTGTTGAGAtgattcttggtgttcttggatgGTCTGCTGGGTGTAGCTATAACCCGTTGGGTGTTCTTGAGTGCTAG